The genomic interval TCGAAATTGCCGCCTGTAAGAGCAAAGTTATTACATAGGAATATGTCATTTGCATAATTTGCAGCAATATCACCGCGTTTCGCACCATTGGTCAAAACCAAGTTACCATAAGAGTTGGTAGTCAATGTCGGCATTACTAATTGTGGGTTTTGTGTACCATCATAAGTAACTGTTGACAAACAAGCAAATAACAAGTTAAGACCATTACCGCTATTGATGATATCACCAGTGATAGTTAAGTTCGTGCTGGCAGCAAAATCTAAGAATGAATCGTCGCCACCAAGAGTCAAAGTAGAAGCGCTACCTACAGTAACTTCGCCTGCGCCTGTAGCTGCAGAAATCGTACCTGAATTTACATCAACATCAGCATTGAAATCAACTGCACCTGTACCAACAATCAATTCAGCGGCTACGTCGTTGAATTCAACTTCGCCATCTAAAGTAGAAGTACCTGTACCTGTATATAATTGACCAACTATTGCTAATGTTGTACCGGCATCAGAATCAACATTTAAAGCAGTACCAACGTCATCAGTACCAAGTATAGTCTTAGTTCCGCCACCGGAAAGAGCTAAGATATTGTAGTCAGTACCACTTGCACCGGTTGTTTCGGGAAAGAGATTTTGTGGGTCTGAACCGCCGTAAGTGAATGTACCGGCATATGTTCTGTCACCACCTGTTGCATAGTAAGGGTAGATGGCTAAATTATCATAACCCGGTAAAAATGTAGCACAAGCTCCACCCATTACGAATACTCCATCTTCTACGTTTTTAGTAGAAGTGCCGGAAGTATAAAGTAAAGAATAGTACAAACCTTGAACAGTTTGGTTAGAACCGTTTCCTGCCCAATCAACAACACCGGGAATAACGCTTCCGGCAGTTTCACCAAGGTTAGCACCACCAGTATTTTCAAATTTGCTCCCATTTCCTTTCATGCGGACTACTGCACCGCAAGTAGCATTGTAATCAGCAGAAGCTCCGTCACTGACGAAGTCCTGGGCTGTAGCATCGCTGATAGCGAAGAAACATATAAAACATACAGCAATGGCTGATGTTTTGAGTAAAAGTTTAAAATTCATATAAACTCCAATAAAAATAAGAAAAAAAGTAGATTTCAATATAAAAAATAATTCTCGTAGTAATTCAAATTTAACTATTTCAACAAATACCAAATTAAGTACAATTACTTAATTAACATATAATATACATTATAATTTACAATTATAACTATAAAACACAATATATTTCTAATAAATCTTATGCCAAATTATTGCCCTAAGTGAATAATACCTTGATTTACGATAGTTGCACTATTAATTACGTTACCCAATATATACAAACCATCGGCTTGTAAGTTATTCAGAGTTGATGAATTACGAACACTGATGTTCCCTCTGACCAATAATTGACCATTAACTGTCTTATCTCCCGGGTTGCTCACAAAAACGCCACCCAGCCCACCAGTGTATAACACTACATCTTGAATCAAATTTAATGGCAAATCACTAATGGTTTGAGCAGTTCCGTTGAAATCAATCCAACTGTCAACCGGCAAATTGTACGACAAATAGTTGTTCAAAGCCGTTTCGAGAGAATTTGTCCCACCAACGCGCAAAATTGTATTGCTTTCCTGCCAATAGCGAGAATTTCCTGCCGAATTAGCGATATTTGCCTGTAAATCCAAAATTCCCAAAATAATTGAAAGTGAATCACGGGTAATCACATCATCAGTTAAAGTTACGACATTAAGTCCCGCTGCCCCGGAATTAATCACAGTCAAACTTCGGACGCTATCAGGTAAACCATTCCCTGTAACTTGATTAATTGCAGCTTGGTAGTAGAATTTTCCATTTTTGCTAAACGAGCGAGCAATAACGGATTGGACACTTCCTAGTGGATTGCCGAGACTTGTAATGCCATCAGGAGAACCGATATATAATGAAGAGAAATTCTCCATAGTGAAATGGTCTGCAGAAATGATATTATTTCCGGTAACCAAAGTTCCAGTATTTGAAATACTTGTGCCGAGAGCTATGCCGCTTTCAAATCCGGGCAATATCGGGTCGTTGATGTCAAGATTGACCACATGATTTCCAACCCCTGCATTTCCACCACCGATGATTGCCGAATCTTGGAGCATATTTGGGAAAATTCCTGCTCCTGATATTGGTCCGGCATGTGCGGGATTATATGTCCAAGTGTTTTCGTCGGTCCAATTGCCTGTTTGGCGGCTATAGAATATGCGACGGAAATAATCTACACTGCCTGTAGTCCAATCGCCTGTGAATTCGTTATAATCATAACCCGCATCAGTTTGGAAGAAGTTACCGGCAATATTAATTGTCGGCGGATTGAACGGGAATGCCCAAACCCCCGGAATGCGTTCACGAGTGGGGCGCCATCTGCCAATACGGACGAAATCAGATTCATTATTATAAACATCGTCGTCAACATAGTTGAAAGTCCATTGACCATTGATTTGAGCACTAACGCTATCAATTGTCCAATATCGTTCGATGAAAGATGAATATGGGCTGCCTGACGAGCCACGATGTGCCTCTAATGGCAATACTCCGGGTGATGTTCTGACACCGATTCTTCCGGCAGTACCTATACCACCGACAAAAACTGCCGGAGCATAGTAGGTATCCGAACCAACGGGGTAAGTATATGTCAACGATGGATTAATAGCTCTTATCAAAAAGCCACTTTCGATACTTGTTCGGACAAATCTATTAGCTCCAAAATTCAGAATTGATGTCAAAGCCGGATTCTGTATCGTTAGGTGGACACTATCATTCAAGGAGAAAAATGTATTAGGATTTGCAAAATTCAATTGATTGGCAATATAAACATGAGTCCGAGTAGGATTGTTCAGAACAGGACGATGCACAATTACATCACCACCAAGAATATTGACGTTGTTGAAATTGATACCCGAATTATTCCGAATTACTATATACTTATCATTTAATCCGCCAAAATTGACCGATGAACTTGTAGGTGTTAATTTTCCATCATTGACAACAGAGTCAACTGCAGCTACACCATACAAAGTTAAATTTCTATTACCGGCATTGAATGTACCTTGCCTAATCAAAAGCGTATCTTGTACTCTGACAACTGGTCCACCGGGGACAGACATAAACACAGTTTTGTTTACGGCGCCCGGATTGTCAATAATTATTGATTTGACCGAATCAGGAATGCCTGTTCCGGTATTTTGCGAACCAAAAGAGCTGTTGTAATGATAACGACTAACACCGAAATTACGAATATTAGTTTGCACAGCCCCCGAGAAACCGTTTACAGAAGGCGTAATGCCATTCAAGTGCATCAAGCCAATCGTACAACTATCTTCGAGTATAAAGCTTGTTCCTCGAATGTAATTAAAGGAGCCGACTATATAAAGCGAACCCGGAAGTCCGTCATAACGTTCAACAATGACAGAGCGGACGGTATCTTGGTATCCATCGGGCAGAGTAACAGTTTTGCCATATCCGATTCGTACAATATCCGTTGCTTCATTTGGAGTACGAGTTGCAGGTGTCAAAGTAGTGTATCCGCTCATAGACCAAGTATTAATATCATTCCAACTGCCATCGTTATAGCTCCAGAAAGTAATACCGGAAGGCTCGCCGAGGGCAAAATCACCAAACGTTGTATTATTAATTGATTTAGAACTCGTATCTGTTTTAGCTGATGTAAACAAATCAGACCATACACCTGCTGAAGGAGGATACGGCGGATTGTATAGATATTGCTCGTAGAATAGTGGGTCGCCACCGTTTATATCCTGTGGATTCAAGAAGAACAAAGTAGCATTGAAAGTTCTGGCGCCTAAATCAAAAGCACCACTGGTATTAATATTCCAATATTTCTGAACATTGGTAGAAGTATTGAATGCTGAACTTGCCGTATCGGGATGAGCGTATTCGTAAGCTCTGACGCCTACAAGCCCGACAGTCCCACCTGCACCGACAGTTTCAAAAATTACCGGACGATAACTATCTAAAGTATCAGCCCCGACGGGGAACAATACTTCGGCATTTCCGGTGGCAAGCTCACGATACAGCCTGCCAAAGACGTGACCCTTGCCAACTCTGAAAACTTGCGGATTACTTCCAACCATAGGGCTTAGCTCGACAAATCTGTTTGTAGCCGAAGCATCTATAAATGATTGGTTGGTGGTTGAAAATTCGAGCGAGTTCCGAACCACTAAATCTGAATTTCCAACTGCAGATAATAACACATTACCTGAAGCTTTTATTAATCTAATGTTATAAATTTCAAGTGGCGACGATTGCGATAGCAAAGTTTGGTCAGCCGTTCCGTTTAACGAAATCAACCAAGCGTCCGAAGTTGGTCCCGGAGGAACTCCAACGAAATTACCATAGTTACTTAAATTACCCGCAAGATTTACCGTGCTGCCATTGAGATTGAATGAATGATTATCGTCAATAGTCCAATCATTTTTAATCGTAAAGTTTACTTCGTTAATTTGTGTAGATACAGCATTTAGCGGATTATTGGCAAATAATAGATTATAAACAGGCATAGTACCGGACAATTTCACGATTGTATTATTCGGAGTTAGAGCGGTATCACCCGACTGAATCATACCACCTATCATACCTGTACCGTTTTGAGCACTGACCCTGTAATCTGCTACAGAAGTCGTTGTGCCTCCGGCGTTGGCAATTACAATTCTGCCATCAGACATGGAGAAAGATGAATTGGAATTGCTTATATCAAAACCGATATTTGTAGATGTATTGCCGACAGTATTGACAAAAAATTCATTGCTTCCTGCAAGATTGAAATCAATTTCGGATGTAGTCAAATCTCTCGCAAAAGCTCCGGCAACTCTGACAGTGCCAAAGTTTTGGTCGAAAATAGTACCTGTCCTATAAAGGAAATGTTCGTTCGGACTATCACCGACCCACAAATCGCCATTGTCAAGTACAATTGTTGTTGACGAGTTTGAAGTCACAGTTGAACGAGTGCGGATTGAGCCGTTAGAAATGTGAATCCCCGTGTTGTTACCCATATTGATGGGGTTTCCATCGGTAGAAATATACAAATCAGTTGGGAAATTGTGCGATAGAACTCCGGAATTTAAACCAATACTATAATTTGCAGTTGTATCACTTGCAATGGCAAAATTTGGAGAAGAAATAAATAAGGAATCAAGCAATCCCCCATCCTTTTCAAGGATAATATCGCCGAGTCTGCCCCAATTTCCTGTACCTGAAATCAATGAATTCTCATCGCCAACAAATTTAATTGTTGTAGAATTATCATTGTCGTTCCGCAGAGAAACGCTTGCAGTCGAATTGTTTTTGATGCTGCCGGTGATTTGGATAGTATCTCTTCTGCCGCCGACAGGTGTAGTTCCCGTAATCATACCATCTTCGTCAAGGAACATCTCCCTCATTTCCAAAATTTTCTCGGCAGGCGAATCGCTAAATTGCAATATACCTTGACCCGGATTGGGGTTTGAGCCTCCAACCCTCAATGAATCAATTGAAATATGAAGCGAATCACGGAAAGCAATTAAATGACCATCAATATTTACTGTATCGTTATTGTATAACATTCCCGGGAAATATGATGCAGCAGGACCGTTATGTTTGAGTGCTTGTTCGTTCGACCAGCTCAATTTGTTATTCCAATTACCATTAATACGGCTATAAAAAATTCTGCCATTGAAATAAATTAGTGGTTCGCCGGCAGTCCAATCACCATCCAAGGTGTCAACATTTGTGACAATAATTTTGTTGTTAATTGAATCAACGTACGGATTGTTTCCAAGGTTAATTTCCCACATTCCACGGCGACGCCCGGGCAAATAAATAGATTCATTTCCGACGACTTCAACTTGGTTGTAGGAAAAGTTTAAACTATCAGCAGTTACATTTGTAACCTCGTTGGTAGAAATCGTCCAATAATGAAATAATGAGCTATCCATCAAACGCAATGGGTGCCTGTCATCAACTTGCTTAACGGTTATCGAAGCATTAGCTCCGTAATTGGCAGTAGCTTGTATAAATGCAGGATTGAAAAGAGGCTCAACTCCAATCGGGAAATTGAAATTTCTCAACACTCCAGTACCACTTGTGAATCTTTTGGTGATAGTGCCGGAAGTTGCAGAGCCTGTTGTAGCCAACATTCTATCTGCATCAAAAGTTCCTGCACCCGGAGTAACAGTTGCAGTTTGGTTTATGGTAAGATTGATATTATCGGCAATATGGAAATGATTTGCAGAATCTAAAATAAGCGAATTTGAAATAATTGCATTTTGTTCCAGATTTATATCCGCACCATTTTTGCGAGAGTTCAAAATATTAAATGTTGTAATTGCACTGCCACGAATTTCGCTATCGTCAGCACCTCTGAAAATGAGTGAGCCTGTACCTGCGGCAAATCCATTTGTAGTGTCATTGATGAAATCACCAAGTAGCGTGATGTTTCGCGTACCATTAAGGTGTTGACCGGACACAATCTTCAATGAATCTACAATGCTGAAATCTTTTTCAGGTGCAACTGTGCTATTTGGTTGCTTGGAATGAACCGAATATGAAGCAACCCAATCAGGCAAACCATTGCCGGATACTTGAGCAACAGTTGTAGCAGGGTTAATTATTTTTATAGTATAATCTTCAAATTCACCTGTACCTGTGCTTGTAGCATTAAAATCAGAATTTGTTTCCCGCATCCCCACTCTCATAAAAGTTGAGCTATTTCCTGTGCCAATTGGAACTGTAAAATTAGTTGAAACTAATGTTGTGTCGTTTGAATTTTGGCTCATTATCATCTCAGGTGCCGAATTTGCATAAGAACCGTCGTAATTATAATCAATCCATGCACGGAATCTTCGGTTAGTGCTGACGTTGCTTGGATTAATTTGCAAAGTATAAGTTTGTCCGGCAACTAATACAGCGGGATGTTCGGGATAGATATTAACACAACCCGAAGACCTCAAAAGCGAATTACCTGAAAAGTTATCTATAATAACATTTGCAGAAGCATCTAATATTCTCACTCTTTCGATAAAATGAGTAGTGCCGTTTCTATTTGCAAAAGCCACAGCTTGCAAATTATTCATGTGATTGCCGACAGCACTATAAACAATATTAATACTATCCAAAACGCTCGGGTAAGTATATTGACCAAGCAGATTACCGCTTTTTGTTCCACTCGTAGCAATACCATATTGAGAACCAACAGTAAGTTTAGAGCCTGCCTTAGCTTCGAAATTATTAAACCTGAGCACAAATGCGTCAAAATCCAAAGCACCAGTTGCTTCAACGTTGACAGAAGGACCTGCCCAAGCATTTAAAATACTAATTGAAGAAAGTCTGTTCGTCCCAATATTTGTATTGAGCTTGATACTACGGTTATTACCAATATAAACGTTATCATACTGGCGATGTGGAAATCCACGCACTCCCGGGTCAGGGTCTGTAGCTGCTTCGTTAATAGCACTAAGGTATGATACCGTTGACCAATTATTGGGGTCCGTCCAATCACCATCATTTATGCTATAGAAAATGTAAAAATTAATCAATCCTGCTTGATTACCTACAACGAAGTCACCGAGCAAAATATCAGAACCTATTGATTCAGAATTCCCAAATGCGAGATTTACGCTATTGGCTTGGGTGTAACCAATACCGCCTGCATTTGCTCCGGTATAAGCAAACTGTGGGGTGTTTGACAAATCACGCGTATCAGTACATGCAAATGGCTGACCATCATTGGCGCCACCATTACTAGCATACATAGCCTGCCAATCAACCGAATTAGTCCATTCGCGAATGAAAGCCATTTCGGTACACGCATAATCATCAACATTTGTATCATCGCCGGGTACTGCATATGAAGCACGGACATTATAATTTCTTGTGCCGCGAGCAAAAGTGGAACCGCTTGGTAGAGTAAATCTCCAATATTTAGGTCCAATCACACGGGCAGGAGAAATTGATGGATTGTACATATTCAAATGATAAGGGTGCATACCCAATTCGACTTTTGCCCCCAAATAACCTGCAGCACTTCCGGAACCGGAAGCAAAATCAATGTAAAATGGCGAATAAATAGCAGTATCCCCAATTTCAAATTCTACTGCCGGTGCATCACCGGATGGAATATATCGCCTCATTTCACCATTTACCCAACCGCGACTATTTCCGGCATTGGAAACCGTTGCTCCTGAATTTATTTGCACATAAGCACTCGGTCTTTGACGAGCATCAAGTAAGGTTTTGTTTGCTGAAATTGCTGTAAAATTTAAATTGTTCAGAATGTTTAATGCAGTATTGTCCCACAATAATACACTACCCGTATTCTCAACCTTGGATAGTACCAAGTTATAGAATTCTAATGGTGAAGCGGACAAGTTTGTAATCGTATCGCCACCGGCTCCTGTAAAAGTTACAGTCCGTGTACCGGGATTAAATGTTGTACCATCGTCTCTTCGGATGTTTCCATGAATGGTTAAATCGAAATTTGAACCGAAAGTGAAAGTTCCGGCGTCAAGATATAGGCTGTCCCGTACAACAATACTCTTAGCCGGCGATGCACTAATAGTCAGAGCATTGCTTGATTTGTCAATTACTATTGAAGCGACTGTATCGGGCAAATTATTTACAACTTGGGTTTGAGTATTCCCGCCATAATATATGAAATGGGAACGCCCATGATTGCCA from Candidatus Kapaibacterium sp. carries:
- a CDS encoding GEVED domain-containing protein, yielding MTVKTGGTNVFMSENAIVTLNGGVTIESGASLIHENGIKSDLFISGRFFNYGTYTQNTNGLLTFVQNELDSIGGAANYSIDRIVVNKSGTNNVTLDPNTNLSINDNLRLLSGSVHLVNSELIITPTAQIYANAMNDYDLASFDSLRCIINIGSDGDPLLGGHLVRQLPSSQTLPVDVLFPVGTPGVYTPAEINILTGGASFSTNPRIAIKPVPQEHPMVEIEDKSLTKYWNIETEDIDLNDDGTTVQFYYNASEVEGNEGSYVVLYFSPAYNNPFGFWKINPGADNDIVDFNNKFFYSQKVDSIDGDWVAGEVVVAQATYYSRADGDWHDPNTWSKVYFGDVASTTAPNKQSDKIRIQHNVINIDSAVAPVGTLSLENGTEGRDPGKLFINGDYEIVGDSVVIELNTTIGIGHSEGVFANPTNSGQFQTSTRVFSQNAVYEFVGSGKQFTGTGIPTTVRSIVVNKAAGDTLELSKNFAITDSLIINDGTLDLASTTINGNTSGRLFRMDGGEIVIRSTFPTNYVSPSFTVGRVSFDGTGNTTIPTTTTTPGVQQYFDLKIAGDTRSGNVTFPNSGQMIIRNSLDISNLNFASNSYAFLTDGSTVRFNKNGGTQTIPTRPASPADTTVNLQYYNLILDSAGTKQLSAIGSPTFKVLNDITLNHNVEFDANNFNLEVQGDWSNQNGSTFIPGSGTLIFRSTVNLNTNNITSRDTSDNPFNNIVFAGAGIVAPLDDIKVQGNLRIDSAANFKLGNFHLSLYGNWLNDKGTFIYDNSDVHFNNNSLQTISKTIGDQNFYNLTINNNAGVNSQTVGAVGNGIIVNNNLILQNGNLRPHIGTDYRFVTVLGTLTRPGSGFIDGELRKVVGIGAQNKIYEVGYNTSYTPVELDFTGTGGVSGLMGVYSDTVTTATSPIAWTDATPTGLTPANSLIKPDKHVARQFYINKPTGGAFVLGTDREFSLDITFIPGASPNGDIRNNADTANFDILYYTGSSWVRPYTFTTYPVMSERLSNSTKISKLKAFGTFIVGEPVLVEYFTRANGNWDLPSNWSTQSYGGSASASYPGEISNHYIANIGNGNTITLNLNVNVDSTGNEQAFVRVDSSGKALLGTNLIQGSGAFKIAKDGIVGSAEADGLRLTGALGNIRTSVREYNFGNHGRSHFIYYGGNTQTQVVNNLPDTVASIVIDKSSNALTISASPAKSIVVRDSLYLDAGTFTFGSNFDLTIHGNIRRDDGTTFNPGTRTVTFTGAGGDTITNLSASPLEFYNLVLSKVENTGSVLLWDNTALNILNNLNFTAISANKTLLDARQRPSAYVQINSGATVSNAGNSRGWVNGEMRRYIPSGDAPAVEFEIGDTAIYSPFYIDFASGSGSAAGYLGAKVELGMHPYHLNMYNPSISPARVIGPKYWRFTLPSGSTFARGTRNYNVRASYAVPGDDTNVDDYACTEMAFIREWTNSVDWQAMYASNGGANDGQPFACTDTRDLSNTPQFAYTGANAGGIGYTQANSVNLAFGNSESIGSDILLGDFVVGNQAGLINFYIFYSINDGDWTDPNNWSTVSYLSAINEAATDPDPGVRGFPHRQYDNVYIGNNRSIKLNTNIGTNRLSSISILNAWAGPSVNVEATGALDFDAFVLRFNNFEAKAGSKLTVGSQYGIATSGTKSGNLLGQYTYPSVLDSINIVYSAVGNHMNNLQAVAFANRNGTTHFIERVRILDASANVIIDNFSGNSLLRSSGCVNIYPEHPAVLVAGQTYTLQINPSNVSTNRRFRAWIDYNYDGSYANSAPEMIMSQNSNDTTLVSTNFTVPIGTGNSSTFMRVGMRETNSDFNATSTGTGEFEDYTIKIINPATTVAQVSGNGLPDWVASYSVHSKQPNSTVAPEKDFSIVDSLKIVSGQHLNGTRNITLLGDFINDTTNGFAAGTGSLIFRGADDSEIRGSAITTFNILNSRKNGADINLEQNAIISNSLILDSANHFHIADNINLTINQTATVTPGAGTFDADRMLATTGSATSGTITKRFTSGTGVLRNFNFPIGVEPLFNPAFIQATANYGANASITVKQVDDRHPLRLMDSSLFHYWTISTNEVTNVTADSLNFSYNQVEVVGNESIYLPGRRRGMWEINLGNNPYVDSINNKIIVTNVDTLDGDWTAGEPLIYFNGRIFYSRINGNWNNKLSWSNEQALKHNGPAASYFPGMLYNNDTVNIDGHLIAFRDSLHISIDSLRVGGSNPNPGQGILQFSDSPAEKILEMREMFLDEDGMITGTTPVGGRRDTIQITGSIKNNSTASVSLRNDNDNSTTIKFVGDENSLISGTGNWGRLGDIILEKDGGLLDSLFISSPNFAIASDTTANYSIGLNSGVLSHNFPTDLYISTDGNPINMGNNTGIHISNGSIRTRSTVTSNSSTTIVLDNGDLWVGDSPNEHFLYRTGTIFDQNFGTVRVAGAFARDLTTSEIDFNLAGSNEFFVNTVGNTSTNIGFDISNSNSSFSMSDGRIVIANAGGTTTSVADYRVSAQNGTGMIGGMIQSGDTALTPNNTIVKLSGTMPVYNLLFANNPLNAVSTQINEVNFTIKNDWTIDDNHSFNLNGSTVNLAGNLSNYGNFVGVPPGPTSDAWLISLNGTADQTLLSQSSPLEIYNIRLIKASGNVLLSAVGNSDLVVRNSLEFSTTNQSFIDASATNRFVELSPMVGSNPQVFRVGKGHVFGRLYRELATGNAEVLFPVGADTLDSYRPVIFETVGAGGTVGLVGVRAYEYAHPDTASSAFNTSTNVQKYWNINTSGAFDLGARTFNATLFFLNPQDINGGDPLFYEQYLYNPPYPPSAGVWSDLFTSAKTDTSSKSINNTTFGDFALGEPSGITFWSYNDGSWNDINTWSMSGYTTLTPATRTPNEATDIVRIGYGKTVTLPDGYQDTVRSVIVERYDGLPGSLYIVGSFNYIRGTSFILEDSCTIGLMHLNGITPSVNGFSGAVQTNIRNFGVSRYHYNSSFGSQNTGTGIPDSVKSIIIDNPGAVNKTVFMSVPGGPVVRVQDTLLIRQGTFNAGNRNLTLYGVAAVDSVVNDGKLTPTSSSVNFGGLNDKYIVIRNNSGINFNNVNILGGDVIVHRPVLNNPTRTHVYIANQLNFANPNTFFSLNDSVHLTIQNPALTSILNFGANRFVRTSIESGFLIRAINPSLTYTYPVGSDTYYAPAVFVGGIGTAGRIGVRTSPGVLPLEAHRGSSGSPYSSFIERYWTIDSVSAQINGQWTFNYVDDDVYNNESDFVRIGRWRPTRERIPGVWAFPFNPPTINIAGNFFQTDAGYDYNEFTGDWTTGSVDYFRRIFYSRQTGNWTDENTWTYNPAHAGPISGAGIFPNMLQDSAIIGGGNAGVGNHVVNLDINDPILPGFESGIALGTSISNTGTLVTGNNIISADHFTMENFSSLYIGSPDGITSLGNPLGSVQSVIARSFSKNGKFYYQAAINQVTGNGLPDSVRSLTVINSGAAGLNVVTLTDDVITRDSLSIILGILDLQANIANSAGNSRYWQESNTILRVGGTNSLETALNNYLSYNLPVDSWIDFNGTAQTISDLPLNLIQDVVLYTGGLGGVFVSNPGDKTVNGQLLVRGNISVRNSSTLNNLQADGLYILGNVINSATIVNQGIIHLGQ